A section of the Streptomyces sp. SCL15-4 genome encodes:
- a CDS encoding ATP-binding protein: MSTTRPYSPGDRGPEPSGASGASDGAAPAVGASEGAAAPSVTPGAADGPPRARERQVRTLRLEGESGVVPLARDFTRQALYAWGWLPAATADRRAAADDVLLVVSELVTNACLHAEGPDELRLTCDNKVIRIEVSDRGTGQPAPRTPHRAGRPGGHGMFIVQRLCLDWGVARVTGTPGKTVWAELGAPA, encoded by the coding sequence ATGAGCACCACCCGGCCCTACTCGCCGGGCGACCGCGGCCCGGAGCCCAGCGGCGCTTCCGGGGCGTCCGATGGGGCCGCGCCGGCCGTCGGCGCGTCCGAGGGGGCAGCCGCGCCGTCCGTGACGCCCGGAGCGGCCGACGGCCCTCCGCGGGCCCGTGAACGGCAGGTGCGTACGCTCCGCCTGGAAGGCGAGAGCGGGGTGGTCCCGCTCGCCCGTGACTTCACCCGCCAGGCGCTGTACGCGTGGGGGTGGCTGCCCGCCGCCACCGCCGACCGGCGGGCCGCCGCCGACGACGTGCTGCTCGTCGTCTCCGAACTGGTCACCAACGCCTGCCTGCACGCCGAGGGCCCGGACGAACTGCGGCTCACCTGTGACAACAAGGTGATCCGGATAGAGGTCTCCGACCGGGGCACCGGCCAGCCGGCCCCGCGCACCCCGCACCGCGCCGGCCGGCCCGGCGGCCACGGCATGTTCATCGTGCAGCGGCTGTGCCTGGACTGGGGCGTCGCCCGGGTCACCGGAACACCGGGCAAGACGGTGTGGGCGGAACTGGGCGCGCCCGCCTGA
- a CDS encoding formimidoylglutamate deiminase, with protein MTEGTYWLEHAWLGDRVEPGVAVDVAGGRIGAVRTDVAAPPPGAEVLRGLTLPGLANAHSHAFHRALRGTVQVGSGTFWTWREVMYSVADRLTPDTYHALARAVYAEMALAGITCVGEFHYVHHAPGGTRYADPNAMGEALIAAAAEAGIRITLLDTCYLSAGFGEPPNAHQARFSDGHAERWAERCGVLEERDHARIGAAIHSVRAVPAGQLATVAEWAGQRRAPLHVHLSEQTAENDACLAAHGRTPARLLADHGVLGPRTTGVHNTHLTDEDIALLGGSGTGTCMCPTTERDLADGIGPAAALQRAGSPLSLGSDSHAVIDLLEEARAMELNERLRTRTRGHWTAAALLRAATADGHAALGWDEAGTLEPGALADLTTIALDSVRTAGPLPRLGAETAVFAATAADVRHTVVGGRQVVRDGAHTLVPDVPQALARAVEALRA; from the coding sequence GTGACCGAGGGAACCTACTGGCTGGAGCACGCCTGGCTCGGCGACCGCGTCGAGCCGGGCGTGGCCGTGGACGTGGCCGGCGGGCGGATCGGCGCCGTGCGCACGGACGTGGCCGCCCCGCCGCCCGGCGCCGAGGTGCTGCGCGGGCTGACCCTGCCGGGCCTCGCCAACGCCCACAGTCACGCCTTCCACCGGGCCCTGCGCGGCACCGTCCAGGTCGGCAGCGGCACCTTCTGGACCTGGCGCGAGGTGATGTACTCCGTCGCCGACCGCCTCACCCCGGACACCTACCACGCGCTGGCCCGCGCGGTGTACGCCGAGATGGCCCTCGCCGGCATCACCTGCGTCGGCGAGTTCCACTATGTGCACCACGCCCCCGGCGGCACCCGCTACGCCGACCCCAACGCCATGGGCGAGGCGCTGATCGCGGCCGCAGCCGAGGCCGGCATCCGGATCACCCTCCTCGACACCTGCTACCTCTCCGCCGGTTTCGGGGAGCCGCCGAACGCCCACCAGGCGCGGTTCTCCGACGGCCACGCGGAGCGGTGGGCCGAACGCTGTGGAGTTCTCGAGGAACGGGATCACGCGCGGATCGGGGCGGCGATCCACTCCGTACGGGCCGTGCCCGCCGGGCAGCTGGCGACGGTGGCGGAGTGGGCCGGGCAGCGGCGGGCGCCGCTGCACGTGCACCTGTCGGAGCAGACCGCCGAGAACGACGCCTGCCTCGCCGCGCACGGCCGTACCCCGGCCCGGCTGCTCGCCGACCACGGTGTCCTCGGGCCGCGCACCACCGGAGTGCACAACACCCACCTCACCGACGAGGACATCGCCCTGCTCGGCGGCTCGGGCACCGGCACCTGCATGTGCCCCACCACCGAGCGGGACCTCGCCGACGGCATCGGCCCGGCCGCCGCCCTCCAGCGGGCCGGCTCCCCGCTCTCCCTCGGCTCCGACAGCCACGCCGTGATCGACCTGCTCGAAGAGGCGCGCGCGATGGAGCTGAACGAGCGGCTGCGCACCCGCACTCGGGGCCACTGGACGGCCGCCGCCCTGCTGCGGGCCGCCACCGCCGACGGCCACGCCGCCCTCGGCTGGGACGAGGCCGGCACCCTCGAACCCGGCGCGCTCGCCGACCTGACGACGATCGCCCTGGACTCGGTCAGAACGGCGGGACCACTGCCCCGGCTGGGCGCCGAGACGGCCGTATTCGCGGCGACGGCTGCGGACGTACGGCACACCGTCGTGGGCGGCCGGCAGGTCGTGCGCGACGGCGCGCACACGCTCGTCCCCGATGTGCCGCAAGCCCTCGCGCGGGCCGTCGAGGCCCTCCGCGCCTGA
- a CDS encoding transcriptional regulator produces MTMVRIPPPALPVRDRRAARALSPMLTRLAEERATGVLVREHGVLRLAEGRVVHAESPLAPGLDVLLTAHGTLAATAWQRAAARTPDPAHAAALLLRSGVLPTGALELCHLDALYDAGYFALAPSGTPGRFRYEAGPPPGPLPSVPVVALERETLRRRLLLHRLWPDPAADSAPLLRTGPGRAPGAPVTPRQRAVLARVDGVRTAADIARDLGRQAFHTLVDVRRLTAAGWIAPVPTGPAPPPAPPPRPVPTDPDIALLKRLRDALEAL; encoded by the coding sequence ATGACCATGGTCCGGATACCTCCGCCAGCCCTTCCGGTACGGGACAGGCGGGCCGCGCGCGCCCTGTCCCCGATGCTGACCCGGCTCGCCGAGGAGCGGGCCACCGGCGTCCTGGTCCGCGAACACGGCGTGCTGCGTCTCGCCGAGGGCCGGGTGGTGCACGCCGAGAGCCCCCTCGCCCCGGGCCTCGACGTGCTCCTCACGGCCCACGGCACCCTCGCGGCCACCGCCTGGCAGCGGGCCGCCGCCCGGACCCCCGACCCGGCGCACGCCGCCGCGCTGCTGCTGCGCTCCGGCGTGCTGCCCACCGGGGCGCTGGAGCTGTGCCACCTGGACGCGCTGTACGACGCCGGGTACTTCGCGCTGGCGCCGAGCGGCACCCCGGGCCGTTTCCGGTACGAGGCCGGCCCCCCGCCCGGCCCGCTGCCCTCGGTGCCGGTGGTCGCGCTGGAGCGGGAGACGCTGCGCCGCCGGCTGCTGCTGCACCGGCTGTGGCCCGACCCGGCCGCCGACAGCGCCCCGCTGCTGCGCACCGGCCCCGGCCGCGCCCCCGGCGCGCCGGTCACCCCCCGGCAGCGGGCCGTCCTGGCCCGCGTGGACGGCGTCCGCACGGCCGCCGACATCGCCCGGGACCTGGGCCGGCAGGCCTTCCACACGCTGGTCGACGTCCGCCGGCTCACAGCGGCCGGCTGGATCGCGCCGGTCCCCACCGGCCCCGCCCCGCCGCCCGCACCACCGCCCCGCCCGGTCCCCACCGACCCCGACATCGCGCTGCTGAAGAGGCTCAGGGATGCGCTGGAGGCGCTTTGA
- the hutI gene encoding imidazolonepropionase, translating to MSSTVITNIATLVTNDPSLGDNSPLGLVRDAAVVVDGDRVVWTGESSKAPATDNRVDAGGRAVLPGFVDSHSHLVFAGDRTEEFNARMSGRPYSAGGIRTTVAATRAASDAELEANLTRYLAEALRQGTTTLETKSGYGLTVEDEARALRLAARHTEEVTYLGAHIVGPEHADDPAAYVALVTGEMLDACAPHARWIDVFCEKGAFDGDQARAVLTAGKAKGLRPRVHANQLSHGPGVQLAVELDAASADHCTHLTDADVDALAQGRTVATLLPGAEFSTRAEWPDARRLLDAGVTVALSTDCNPGSSFTSSVPFCIALAVRDMGMTPDEAVWSATAGGAAALRRTDIGRLGPGARADLLLLDAPSHVHLAYRPGVPLVAGVWRAGVRVV from the coding sequence ATGAGCAGCACCGTCATCACCAACATCGCCACGCTGGTCACCAACGATCCCTCCCTCGGTGACAACTCCCCGCTCGGTCTGGTCCGGGACGCGGCCGTCGTCGTCGACGGCGACCGGGTCGTGTGGACCGGTGAGTCAAGCAAAGCACCCGCCACCGACAACCGGGTCGACGCGGGCGGCCGGGCGGTGCTGCCGGGCTTCGTGGACTCCCACTCCCACCTGGTCTTCGCCGGCGACCGGACCGAGGAGTTCAACGCCCGCATGTCCGGCCGCCCCTACAGCGCGGGCGGCATCCGCACCACGGTCGCGGCCACCCGCGCCGCGAGCGACGCGGAACTGGAGGCGAACCTCACCCGCTACCTCGCCGAGGCCCTGCGCCAGGGCACGACCACGCTGGAGACCAAGTCGGGCTACGGCCTCACCGTCGAGGACGAGGCCCGCGCGCTGCGCCTCGCCGCGCGGCACACCGAGGAGGTGACGTACCTCGGCGCGCACATCGTCGGTCCCGAGCACGCCGACGACCCGGCGGCCTATGTCGCCCTGGTCACCGGCGAGATGCTGGACGCCTGCGCGCCGCACGCCCGCTGGATCGACGTGTTCTGCGAGAAGGGCGCCTTCGACGGCGACCAGGCCCGTGCCGTCCTCACCGCGGGCAAGGCGAAGGGCCTGCGTCCGCGCGTCCACGCCAACCAGCTCTCCCACGGCCCCGGTGTGCAACTGGCCGTCGAACTGGACGCGGCCAGCGCCGACCACTGCACCCACCTGACGGACGCGGACGTCGACGCCCTGGCCCAGGGCCGCACGGTCGCCACCCTGCTGCCCGGCGCCGAGTTCTCCACCCGCGCCGAGTGGCCGGACGCCCGCCGCCTGCTGGACGCGGGCGTGACGGTCGCCCTGTCCACCGACTGCAACCCGGGCTCGTCCTTCACCTCGTCCGTGCCCTTCTGCATCGCCCTGGCCGTCCGCGACATGGGGATGACCCCGGACGAGGCGGTGTGGTCGGCCACGGCGGGCGGCGCCGCCGCGCTGCGCCGCACCGACATCGGCCGGCTCGGCCCGGGCGCCCGCGCGGACCTGCTGCTGCTCGACGCCCCGAGCCACGTCCACCTCGCCTACCGCCCGGGCGTGCCACTGGTCGCCGGGGTGTGGCGCGCGGGCGTACGCGTGGTCTGA
- a CDS encoding RNA polymerase sigma factor SigF gives MSPRLDASPTPIATSTPPPVQLDHPIDPLDPIEGLPEIPPYDEIGPVDARALSKTLFARLESLEEGTYEHAYVRNTLVELNLALVKFAASRFRSRSEPMEDIIQVGTIGLIKAIDRFELSRGVEFPTFAMPTIIGEIKRFFRDTSWSVRVPRRLQELRLDLAKAGDELAQQLDRAPTVAELAERLGISGEEVVEGMAASNAYTASSLDAQPEEDESEGALADRIGYEDHGLEGIEYIESLKPLIAGLSSRDRKILSLRFVANMTQSEIGEELGISQMHVSRLLSRTLVRLRKGLTLEE, from the coding sequence ATGTCACCCCGGCTCGACGCATCGCCTACCCCGATCGCGACGTCGACACCCCCACCGGTTCAGCTGGACCATCCCATCGACCCCCTCGACCCCATCGAGGGACTCCCGGAGATCCCCCCTTACGACGAGATCGGCCCGGTCGACGCGCGGGCCCTGTCCAAGACCCTCTTCGCGCGTCTGGAGTCGCTGGAGGAAGGGACGTACGAACACGCGTACGTCCGCAACACCCTCGTCGAGCTCAACCTCGCACTCGTCAAGTTCGCCGCCTCCCGTTTCCGCTCCCGCAGCGAGCCGATGGAGGACATCATCCAGGTCGGCACCATCGGCCTGATCAAGGCGATCGACCGCTTCGAACTCTCTCGCGGTGTCGAGTTCCCCACTTTCGCGATGCCGACCATCATCGGCGAGATCAAGCGGTTCTTCCGTGACACCTCGTGGTCCGTGCGGGTCCCGCGCCGGCTCCAGGAGCTGCGTCTGGACCTCGCCAAGGCGGGCGACGAGCTGGCGCAGCAGCTGGACCGCGCGCCCACGGTCGCGGAACTCGCCGAACGCCTCGGCATCTCCGGTGAGGAGGTCGTCGAGGGCATGGCCGCCTCGAACGCCTACACCGCCTCCTCGCTGGACGCCCAGCCCGAGGAGGACGAGTCCGAGGGCGCGCTCGCGGACCGGATCGGCTACGAGGACCACGGGCTGGAGGGCATCGAGTACATCGAGTCGCTCAAGCCCCTGATCGCCGGCCTGTCGTCCCGGGACCGGAAGATCCTCTCCCTGCGCTTCGTGGCGAACATGACCCAGTCGGAGATCGGCGAGGAACTGGGCATCTCCCAGATGCACGTCTCCCGGCTGCTGTCGCGCACGCTGGTGCGGCTGCGCAAGGGGCTGACCCTGGAGGAGTGA
- a CDS encoding STAS domain-containing protein → MDHGTVGSAQSGRLLVEVRQEGSSAVVTPSGELDHHTADLLREPLDDLLDKGFSRLVVDCSRLEFCDSTGLNVLLGARLKADAAGGGVHLAGMLPVVARVFEITGAETVFTVHDSVEAALADGAD, encoded by the coding sequence ATGGACCACGGGACGGTCGGCAGCGCACAGTCGGGCCGGCTTCTGGTGGAGGTGCGGCAAGAGGGCTCCAGCGCCGTTGTGACACCGTCGGGTGAGCTCGACCACCACACCGCCGATCTTCTGCGCGAGCCCCTCGACGACCTGCTCGACAAGGGTTTCTCGCGGCTCGTGGTGGACTGTTCCCGCCTGGAGTTCTGCGACTCCACGGGGCTGAACGTCCTGCTCGGAGCCCGGCTGAAGGCGGACGCCGCCGGCGGCGGGGTCCATCTGGCCGGCATGCTGCCGGTGGTGGCCCGGGTGTTCGAGATCACCGGCGCCGAGACGGTCTTCACCGTCCACGACTCCGTGGAGGCCGCCTTGGCCGACGGTGCCGATTGA
- a CDS encoding roadblock/LC7 domain-containing protein: protein MVTEEDLRTVLAELHRLRTRVPQLTGALTAGVDGLVVAHDTPGVDPEGLAALTAAALGVAVRVTDATGNGALRELLVRGERGYVATYAAGRTAVLTLLAQDRVNVGRLHLEGRRAGARIGELLDAAEAVRPLPGTVPARTRGPGAPATAETRTATDS from the coding sequence ATGGTGACCGAGGAGGACCTGCGCACCGTGCTGGCCGAACTGCACCGGCTGCGCACCCGGGTCCCGCAGCTCACCGGCGCCCTCACGGCCGGCGTCGACGGTCTCGTCGTCGCCCACGACACCCCCGGCGTCGACCCCGAGGGCCTGGCCGCGCTCACCGCCGCCGCGCTCGGGGTCGCCGTACGGGTCACCGACGCCACCGGGAACGGGGCCCTGCGCGAGCTGCTGGTGCGCGGCGAGCGCGGCTACGTCGCCACCTACGCGGCCGGCCGCACCGCCGTGCTGACGCTGCTCGCCCAGGACCGGGTCAACGTGGGCCGGCTGCACCTGGAGGGCCGCCGGGCCGGCGCCCGCATCGGGGAGCTGCTGGACGCCGCCGAGGCCGTCCGTCCGCTGCCCGGCACCGTCCCCGCACGCACCCGGGGTCCCGGCGCGCCCGCGACCGCCGAGACCCGCACCGCAACCGACAGCTGA
- a CDS encoding response regulator transcription factor: protein MTRVLLAEDDASISEPLARALRREGYEVEVREDGPAALDAGMQGGVDLVVLDLGLPGMDGLEVARRLRADGHTVPILILTARADEVDTVVGLDAGADDYVTKPFRLAELLARVRALLRRGSAEPQQPPATHGVRIDVESHRAWMGDEELQLTAKEFDLLRVLVRDAGRVVTRDQLMREVWDTTWWSSTKTLDMHISWLRKKLGDDAANPRYIATVRGVGFRFEKS from the coding sequence ATGACCCGTGTACTGCTCGCCGAGGACGACGCGTCCATCTCGGAGCCGCTGGCCCGCGCCCTGCGCCGGGAAGGTTACGAGGTCGAGGTGCGCGAGGACGGACCCGCCGCGCTCGACGCCGGAATGCAGGGCGGCGTCGACCTGGTCGTGCTGGACCTGGGCCTGCCCGGCATGGACGGCCTGGAGGTCGCCCGCCGGCTGCGGGCCGACGGCCACACCGTGCCGATCCTCATCCTGACCGCGCGGGCCGACGAGGTGGACACCGTCGTCGGCCTCGACGCGGGCGCCGACGACTACGTCACCAAGCCCTTCCGGCTCGCCGAACTGCTCGCCCGGGTCCGGGCGCTGCTGCGGCGCGGGTCCGCCGAGCCGCAGCAGCCGCCGGCCACCCACGGGGTGCGCATCGACGTCGAGTCGCACCGCGCGTGGATGGGCGACGAGGAGCTCCAGCTGACCGCCAAGGAGTTCGACCTGCTGCGGGTGCTGGTGCGCGACGCCGGCCGCGTGGTCACCCGGGACCAGCTGATGCGCGAGGTCTGGGACACCACCTGGTGGTCCTCCACCAAGACCCTCGACATGCACATCTCCTGGCTCCGCAAGAAGCTCGGCGACGACGCGGCGAACCCCCGCTACATCGCCACCGTGCGCGGTGTGGGCTTCCGCTTCGAGAAGAGCTGA
- the hutU gene encoding urocanate hydratase: MSGPRPVRAPRGTELSALGWQQEAALRMLQNNLDPEVAEHPDKLVVYGGTGKAARDWRSFDAMVRTLRTLKQDETMLVQSGRPVGVMQTHEWAPRVLIANSNLVGDWANWEEFRRLEALGLTMYGQMTAGSWIYIGTQGILQGTYETFAAVAAKKFGGTLAGTITLTAGLGGMGGAQPLAVTMNDGVAICVDCDPRAIERRIEHRYLDVRADSLDHALKLAVEARDARRPLSIGVLGNAAELLPQLLAANAPIDIVTDQTSAHDPLSYLPVGMAFEDMADEAAKDPAGFTTRARESMARHVEAMVGFLDAGAEVFDYGNSIRGEARLAGYDRAFAFPGFVPAYIRPLFCEGKGPFRWAALSGDPADIAKTDKAILDLFPENESLARWIRMAGERVRFQGLPARICWLGYGERDKAGERFNDMVASGELAAPLAIGRDHLDCGSVASPYRETEAMRDGSDAIADWPLLNAMVNVASGASWVSLHHGGGVGMGRSIHAGQVTVADGTKLGGEKIRRVLTNDPGMGVIRHVDAGYDIAESVAGERGVRVPMREGDEA, from the coding sequence ATGTCGGGACCCCGCCCCGTACGAGCACCGCGCGGCACGGAACTCAGCGCCCTGGGATGGCAGCAGGAGGCCGCCCTGCGCATGCTGCAGAACAACCTCGACCCCGAGGTCGCCGAGCACCCCGACAAGCTCGTCGTCTACGGCGGCACCGGCAAGGCCGCCCGTGACTGGCGCTCCTTCGACGCCATGGTCCGCACCCTGAGGACCCTCAAGCAGGACGAGACCATGCTGGTCCAGTCCGGCCGCCCGGTCGGCGTGATGCAGACCCACGAGTGGGCCCCGCGCGTCCTCATCGCCAACTCCAACCTCGTCGGCGACTGGGCCAACTGGGAGGAGTTCCGCCGCCTGGAGGCCCTCGGCCTGACCATGTACGGCCAGATGACCGCCGGCTCCTGGATCTACATCGGCACCCAGGGCATCCTCCAGGGCACCTACGAGACCTTCGCCGCCGTCGCCGCGAAGAAGTTCGGCGGCACGCTGGCCGGGACCATCACCCTGACCGCCGGCCTCGGCGGCATGGGCGGCGCCCAGCCGCTCGCCGTCACCATGAACGACGGCGTCGCGATCTGCGTCGACTGCGACCCGCGCGCCATCGAGCGCCGCATCGAGCACCGCTACCTCGACGTCCGGGCCGACTCCCTCGACCACGCGCTGAAGCTGGCCGTGGAGGCCCGCGACGCCCGCCGCCCGCTGTCCATCGGCGTCCTCGGCAACGCGGCCGAACTGCTCCCGCAGCTGCTCGCCGCGAACGCCCCGATCGACATCGTCACCGACCAGACCTCCGCCCACGACCCGCTGTCCTACCTCCCGGTCGGCATGGCCTTCGAGGACATGGCCGACGAGGCCGCGAAGGACCCGGCCGGCTTCACCACCCGCGCCCGCGAGTCCATGGCCCGGCACGTGGAGGCCATGGTCGGCTTCCTGGACGCCGGCGCCGAGGTCTTCGACTACGGCAACTCCATCCGGGGCGAGGCCAGGCTCGCCGGCTACGACCGGGCGTTCGCCTTCCCCGGCTTCGTCCCCGCCTACATCCGCCCGCTGTTCTGCGAGGGCAAGGGCCCCTTCCGCTGGGCCGCGCTGTCCGGCGACCCGGCCGACATCGCCAAGACCGACAAGGCGATCCTGGACCTGTTCCCGGAGAACGAGTCCCTGGCCCGCTGGATCAGGATGGCCGGTGAGCGGGTCCGCTTCCAGGGCCTGCCCGCGCGGATCTGCTGGCTCGGCTACGGCGAGCGGGACAAGGCCGGCGAGCGGTTCAACGACATGGTCGCGAGCGGGGAGCTGGCCGCGCCGCTGGCCATCGGCCGGGACCACCTGGACTGCGGGTCGGTCGCCTCGCCGTACCGGGAGACCGAGGCCATGCGCGACGGGTCCGACGCGATCGCCGACTGGCCCCTGCTGAACGCCATGGTCAACGTGGCCTCGGGCGCGTCCTGGGTGTCCCTCCACCACGGCGGCGGCGTCGGGATGGGGCGGTCCATCCACGCCGGCCAGGTGACGGTGGCCGACGGCACGAAGCTGGGCGGCGAGAAGATCCGGCGCGTGCTCACCAACGACCCGGGGATGGGCGTCATCCGGCACGTGGACGCCGGGTACGACATCGCGGAGTCCGTCGCGGGGGAGCGAGGGGTCCGGGTGCCGATGCGTGAGGGTGACGAGGCGTGA
- a CDS encoding peptide MFS transporter: MASSLTKDSVRPGTPGSEKTFFGHPRGLATLFMTEMWERFSYYGMRALLPLYLVAPGGLHLSGGTASAIYAVYLSLVYLLALPGGWFADRLLGPRKTVAVAGAVIMLGHLALAVPFAASFYVGLVLVAIGSGLLKANISTMVGHLYNGPEDPRRDGGFTLFYIGINLGAFVAPLVIGTIGENVNWHLGFALAALGMALGLAQYLMGGRHLNPKSSEVPTPLSAEQKAATLRKGLIWLAVAAVFYGVVGGTGHFTLNWALIPLTLIGLIVPILVIARILRDKDLDTGERSKVKAYIWFFVAAAVFWMIYDQGGSTLSLFAQDSAENSVLGWDFPVSWYQSVNPVLIMALAPVFAWLWLWLNRRGKEPSTIVKFSSGLVLVGASFFVFLAPLSVAEGGHKAAALWLVAIYFVQTVGELTLSPVGLSVTTKMAPQKYASQMMGVWFLAVTAGDSVTALLSNPAIGGVNLDKKGFVALEAVLAVVAGVAVWMYRNKVKKLMGNVN, from the coding sequence ATGGCGTCCAGCCTGACGAAGGACTCGGTCCGACCGGGCACCCCCGGTTCCGAGAAGACCTTCTTCGGCCACCCCCGCGGACTGGCCACTCTCTTCATGACCGAGATGTGGGAGCGTTTCTCCTACTACGGCATGAGGGCCCTGCTCCCGCTGTACCTGGTGGCCCCGGGTGGCCTGCACCTCAGCGGTGGCACGGCGAGCGCGATCTACGCGGTGTACCTGTCGCTCGTGTACCTGCTCGCCCTGCCCGGCGGCTGGTTCGCCGACCGCCTGCTCGGCCCCCGCAAGACGGTCGCCGTCGCGGGCGCGGTCATCATGCTGGGTCACCTGGCCCTGGCGGTCCCCTTCGCCGCGAGCTTCTACGTCGGCCTGGTGCTCGTCGCCATCGGTTCGGGTCTGCTGAAGGCCAACATCTCCACGATGGTCGGCCACCTCTACAACGGCCCGGAGGACCCGCGCCGGGACGGTGGCTTCACGCTCTTCTACATCGGCATCAACCTCGGTGCGTTCGTCGCCCCGCTGGTCATCGGCACCATCGGTGAGAACGTCAACTGGCACCTGGGCTTCGCGCTGGCCGCGCTCGGCATGGCGCTGGGTCTGGCCCAGTACCTGATGGGCGGCCGCCACCTGAACCCGAAGAGCAGCGAGGTCCCGACCCCGCTGAGCGCCGAGCAGAAGGCCGCGACCCTGCGCAAGGGCCTGATCTGGCTGGCCGTCGCCGCGGTGTTCTACGGCGTCGTCGGCGGCACCGGTCACTTCACCCTGAACTGGGCGCTGATCCCGCTCACCCTCATCGGCCTGATCGTGCCGATCCTGGTCATCGCCCGGATCCTGCGGGACAAGGACCTGGACACGGGCGAGCGCTCGAAGGTGAAGGCGTACATCTGGTTCTTCGTGGCCGCCGCCGTCTTCTGGATGATCTACGACCAGGGCGGCTCGACCCTGTCGCTGTTCGCCCAGGACAGCGCCGAGAACTCGGTCCTCGGCTGGGACTTCCCGGTCTCCTGGTACCAGTCGGTCAACCCGGTCCTGATCATGGCGCTGGCCCCGGTCTTCGCCTGGCTGTGGCTGTGGCTGAACCGGCGCGGCAAGGAGCCGAGCACGATCGTGAAGTTCTCTTCCGGTCTGGTGCTGGTCGGTGCCTCCTTCTTCGTCTTCCTCGCCCCGCTGTCGGTCGCCGAGGGCGGCCACAAGGCCGCGGCGCTGTGGCTGGTCGCGATCTACTTCGTGCAGACCGTCGGCGAACTGACGCTGTCGCCGGTGGGTCTGTCGGTGACGACGAAGATGGCGCCGCAGAAGTACGCCTCGCAGATGATGGGCGTGTGGTTCCTCGCGGTCACCGCGGGCGACTCCGTCACCGCTCTGCTGTCGAACCCGGCCATCGGGGGCGTCAACCTCGACAAGAAGGGCTTCGTCGCCCTGGAGGCCGTGCTCGCCGTGGTCGCGGGTGTGGCGGTGTGGATGTACCGCAACAAGGTCAAGAAGCTGATGGGCAACGTGAACTAG
- a CDS encoding allantoate amidohydrolase has protein sequence MWRELLPVGRHAASGGYRRYAWTGADAECRAWFREQAEARGLTYEVDRNGNQWAWLGDPAAGDAVVTGSHLDSVPDGGAFDGPLGVVSSFAALDELRGRGVKFGRPVGLVNFGDEEGARFGLACVGSRLTAGRLTAEQAHRLTDGDGIGLPRAMEAAGYDPEAIGPDPERLARIGAFVELHVEQGRALDLSGVRVGVASAIWPHGRWRFDFRGEANHAGTTRLADRRDPMLSYAETVLAARREAELAGAVATFGKIVVEPNGVNAIPSLVRGWLDSRAADQETLDTVVEGVEKAARAYATAHGIDLDVVRESFTPVVEFDHALRDELARILGKDTGLTVPVLGTGAGHDAGILSGSVPTAMLFVRNPTGVSHSPAEFAAEDDCVAGVRALADVLEGLACR, from the coding sequence ATGTGGCGCGAGCTGCTCCCCGTCGGCCGGCACGCCGCGTCCGGCGGCTACCGGCGTTACGCCTGGACCGGGGCCGACGCCGAGTGCCGGGCCTGGTTCAGGGAGCAGGCCGAGGCGCGCGGGCTGACGTACGAGGTCGACCGGAACGGGAACCAGTGGGCCTGGCTGGGCGACCCGGCCGCCGGGGACGCCGTCGTCACCGGGTCGCACCTGGACTCCGTACCCGACGGCGGGGCCTTCGACGGGCCCCTCGGAGTGGTGTCCTCCTTCGCCGCGCTGGACGAACTGCGAGGCCGGGGCGTCAAGTTCGGCAGGCCCGTCGGCCTCGTCAACTTCGGTGACGAGGAGGGGGCCCGGTTCGGGCTCGCCTGCGTCGGGTCGCGGCTCACCGCCGGCCGGCTGACCGCCGAGCAGGCACACCGGCTCACCGACGGCGACGGGATCGGCCTGCCCCGGGCCATGGAGGCGGCCGGATACGACCCGGAGGCCATCGGACCCGACCCCGAACGGCTGGCCCGCATCGGCGCCTTCGTGGAGCTGCACGTCGAACAGGGGCGGGCGCTGGACCTGTCCGGCGTCCGGGTGGGCGTCGCCAGCGCCATCTGGCCGCACGGACGGTGGCGGTTCGACTTCCGGGGCGAGGCCAACCACGCCGGCACCACCCGGCTGGCCGACCGGCGCGACCCCATGCTGTCGTACGCCGAGACCGTGCTCGCCGCCCGCCGGGAGGCCGAACTCGCCGGTGCCGTCGCCACCTTCGGGAAGATCGTGGTGGAGCCGAACGGCGTCAACGCGATCCCCTCGCTGGTGCGCGGCTGGCTCGACTCCCGCGCCGCCGACCAGGAGACCCTGGACACGGTCGTCGAGGGCGTGGAGAAGGCCGCGCGCGCGTACGCCACCGCGCACGGCATCGATCTCGACGTCGTACGGGAGTCCTTCACCCCGGTGGTCGAGTTCGACCACGCGCTGCGCGACGAACTGGCCCGGATCCTCGGCAAGGACACCGGCCTGACCGTGCCCGTCCTCGGCACCGGGGCGGGACACGACGCCGGAATCCTGTCCGGGAGCGTGCCGACCGCCATGCTGTTCGTGCGCAACCCCACCGGTGTCTCGCACTCCCCGGCCGAGTTCGCGGCCGAGGACGACTGCGTGGCCGGGGTGCGCGCACTCGCCGACGTACTGGAAGGGCTGGCCTGCCGGTGA